The genomic segment TTCCTGATGTATTCCGGCTACGTGATGATGGGGTACTTCTGGGCGGTGCAAGCAGCCGTGGCGCAGAAGAAGCTGGTCGAAGGCGGCGGCGCCGAAACGGCCGAGTTCTACAAGGCCAAGCTGGCCACGGCGACCTTCTACTTCGATCACCTGCTGCCGCGCGCCAAGGGCCATGCCGCATCCATGACCAAGCCCAGCAGGTCCATGACTGCAATGCCCGAAGCCGACTTCGCGTTTTCCTGAAGCGGCGGACGGCTACTCGCAGCAACGGGGCCCCGGCACTGCCGGGGCCTTTTTCATGGTTTCGATGGCGTATCGGTGGACGTTGCGGTGATCCTGGCGTCATGGAATTGCAGCGTCAGCGGGGCATCCAGGCGCACCTGCGCCGCGCGCGTCAGCACCGTGCCACCAGCGTCGCGGACCAGCACAAAGCCGCGCGCCAACACGCCGCTCGGCGACAGTGCCTGCAAGGTGCGTTGCGCCATCTGCCAGCGCTGCTGCTGATGGCGCAGCCCGCGCTGCACGGCCATGTGCAAACGACGATCCAACTCGGCATGACGGGCGATTGCCTCGGCCGTGCGGGCACGCGGGTCGCGGCGCAGCAAGCGCTGTCTGAGACCCATCAATAATTGGAGCCGCTGTGACTGTGCGCGGCGCTGATGGGCCTCGAGACGCAGCACCCACTCATCCAGCCGCTGTGCCAGGGCTTGCAGCCGATGGGTGGGGCGCTGCCGGACCAACTGGGCCGATAAACGATCAAGACGCTGGCGCCGCTCCATGAGCCCACGCGAGGTGGTCAGCGCCAGACGCTCGGTCAACCGCCGCAGCCCCAGTCTGATCTCGAGCTGATCGGGCACAGCGCGCTCGGCTGCACCTGTCGGTGTCGGTGCGCGCAAATCGGCCGCCAGATCCACCAGCGTCGTGTCGGTTTCGTGACCCACGCCGGTGATGACCGGCACTGCGCAGGCGCGAACCGCCCGCACCACCTCGGCCTCGTTGAAGGCCCACAAGTCTTCGATGGAACCGCCGCCACGGACCAGCAACAGCACATCCGCCCGGGCGCCCCAACGCGCGTCGCGCAGCGCCGCAGCAATGGCCGGCGCAGCTCCCTCGCCTTGCACCAGCACCGGAACCAAGATGACGGGCACCAGCGGAAACCGACGCGCCAGCGTGGTCATCACATCCTGCACGGCGGCGCCGGTGGCCGAAGTGATCACCCCAATGCGGCGCGGCAGGACGGGAATGGCCCGCTTCAGCACCGGGTCGAACAATCCCTCGGCCTGCAATTGCGCTTTCAGCGCCTCCAGCGCAGCCAGCTTGGCGCCCAGACCTGCGGGCTCCATGTGCTCGCAGATCAGTTGCAGGTCGCCGCGCGCCGGATACACGCTGAGCCGCGCCCGCACGCGGACCTGATCGCCATTGTTCGGCACCGGTTTGACCAGCCGGTTGGCGGGCTTGAACATCGCCGCGCGCAACTGGGCTTCGCCGTCCTTCAGCGTGAAGTACCAGTGGCCGGAAGCGGGGCGCGCAAGGTTGGAGATTTCACCTTCGACCCACACCGTGCCGAAGTTGGATTCGATGACGTCGCGCAGCAGGCGGCTCAGTTCGGAAACGGCGTAGACGGTCGGGAGGGAAAGCGGTTGCATCCCCTATAATAAGTTTTTGCCGGAGTGCCGGACCCCATGTTTGACCGAATCGAGCGCGAAGCGCTGACCTTCGATGATGTTCTGCTGCAGCCGGCCTATTCCAATGTCTTGCCGCGTCAGGTCTCAACCCGGACCCAGTTGACGCGCGAAATCACGCTGAACATTCCGCTGCTGTCGGCCGCGATGGACACCGTCACCGAGGCGTCGCTGGCCATCGCCATCGCCCAGGAAGGCGGCATGGGCATCGTCCATAAAAACCTGCCGCCCGAGGCCCAGGCCTACGAGGTCCGTGCGGTCAAAAAGCACGAGTCCGGCGTGATTGCCGACCCCATCACCGTCGATCCGACCATGACCATCGGCGAGGTGCTGAAGCTCACCC from the Polycyclovorans algicola TG408 genome contains:
- the xseA gene encoding exodeoxyribonuclease VII large subunit → MQPLSLPTVYAVSELSRLLRDVIESNFGTVWVEGEISNLARPASGHWYFTLKDGEAQLRAAMFKPANRLVKPVPNNGDQVRVRARLSVYPARGDLQLICEHMEPAGLGAKLAALEALKAQLQAEGLFDPVLKRAIPVLPRRIGVITSATGAAVQDVMTTLARRFPLVPVILVPVLVQGEGAAPAIAAALRDARWGARADVLLLVRGGGSIEDLWAFNEAEVVRAVRACAVPVITGVGHETDTTLVDLAADLRAPTPTGAAERAVPDQLEIRLGLRRLTERLALTTSRGLMERRQRLDRLSAQLVRQRPTHRLQALAQRLDEWVLRLEAHQRRAQSQRLQLLMGLRQRLLRRDPRARTAEAIARHAELDRRLHMAVQRGLRHQQQRWQMAQRTLQALSPSGVLARGFVLVRDAGGTVLTRAAQVRLDAPLTLQFHDARITATSTDTPSKP